The sequence GAAAAGGAGACCTTTCAGAAGCTCGCCGCCAAGATCGTCGACCGCGCCGCCGCTCGTCGCAAACAATCGTCCCAGCTCGCTGTGCTGGTAAAGTACAAGATCGTCGTCGAGTCGCTATAAGGCGGCTCGCGAGACGGAGGCAGGCGACGGAGTGTTTGCCCGCCGACTGGCGGTTGTTATCGGGACGCCCAGACGAAGCTTTGCCGCAGAGGCAGATTTTCGGAGGAATTTCCGACGTGCGCAATGAACTCACCGTCTTCGACCACCCAGGACCGGCTCGCCTCATCGTAGAAGGACAGATCCCTGCGGGTGATGGCAAAAGCGACTCGCGTTGATTCGCCCGGCTCCAGAGACACCTTGGCAAAGCCTTTGAGCTCGATCCTGGGCCGAGGCACGGAGCACACGATATCTTCCAGGTAAAGCTGGACCACATCCTTGCCCGAGACCGGGCCGTTATTGGTTACGGTCACCTCGACCACGATCGACTCCGGACCGGGGACAATCGAAAGGTCGGCATAGGAGAAGCGCGTATAGCTCAGGCCATGGCCAAAACAGAAAAGAGGCTTCACATTGTGAGTGACATGATAGCGGTATCCGACCGTCAGGCCTTCACGGTAATGGCTGATGTCCGCTTGATAGGTGCCGAGATTGTTGTGGGCGGGCACATCCGCTAGCCGCCGGGGAAAGGTAAAGGGGAGTTTGCCCGAGGGATTGGTAATGCCGAAGAGCACCTCTGCCGCAGCCGTTCCGCCCTCCATCCCGTCGTACCAAAGCCAGAGGACGGCTTTCGCCTGCTCGATCCATGGCATCTCCACCGCAGACCCGCCGATGAAGGTCAGGACCGTGTCGGGATTGATCGTGAGGAGTTCTGCGATCAGTTCGTCCTGCCCGTCCGGGAGCGTGAGATCCTTGCGGTCACGCCCCTCAATGTCATCCATGTGGGTGAGTCCGCCGACGAATATCACCGCATCCGCCGAGCGCGCAAGAGCGAGAGCCTCATCACGGACGGAGCCGGTGTGCGACTGTCCGGGATGGGTCCAGCCAAATTTCACATAGGTGGCGTTGTCGCTTTTGCTATGACGCAGGGTGATGGCGACGACCTCGCCCTTGGTGAGCTGGAGGTCATACTTTTGAAGATGGCGTGTCGCGTCGCTCTCGGTACGGCAGACGGATTTTCCATTCACCAGTAGCTCGGCGATGCCATCTGTGACAAAACCAAACGCATATGCCCCGGTCTCCGGAGCAGTCAGCTCCGTCTGCCAGGTGATGCAAAAATTCTGCGGGTGAAAGCCGGAAGGCAGCGTATCGCTGAGATCGTGATAGGCGGCATTCTCCGCATAACCCGCGACGCCTGATCCGGCAAAGGAGCGACCATGTTGGTACAGCACTTTCCATCCGCGAACACCGGAACCCTCGTCAGCGGTGAACAGCAGTGGAGTGGAAATCGGCTCCAGTCCGTCGCGATTGTCCGGATAGCCTCGGGCATAAACCACCTCAACCGAATCCCCGAGCAGTCGGCGGATTCCTTCGAGCGGCGTGATTTCGTAAAGGGTTTTTACCCCGGAACTGTTTCCTCCGGCGGCATGGCGGATCGCGGCATTCTCGCCGATCACGGCGAGGCGGCGGATCTTTTTGGAATCGAGCGGCAGTAGGTCGCCCTCGTTTTTCAGCAAAACGACTGCCTCGCGGGCGCAGTCTAGTGCTGCGCGCTGATGCTCAGGGGTATTGCGGGAGCCCGCCTTGCGGTGGGCATCAAACACCCCGGCGAGGTACATCACCCGGAGGGTGCGGCGGACCTTGTCATCAAGCTCAGCCATCGAGTATCGACCGGAGCGCAGCCCATCCAGATAGGCTCGGGCCAGGAAGAAGTCGTCAAAGGATGCGACATTCGTGCCCATCTCGATGTCGGTGCCGCAGCGCGCCGCCTCCTCGGTGGAGGTCACTCCTGCCCAGTCGCTGATAAAGGCGCCCTGAAAGCCCCACTCCGTTTTGAGCACCTCATTGACGAGATAGGCATGGTGACAGCAGTGTTGCCCGCGGAACTTGTTGTAAGCACCCATGACCGTGAGCACTCCGCCGTCTCGCACTGCGGCCTCAAAGCCCGGAAGGTACAGCTCGCGCAACGTACGCTCATCCATCTCCACGTCAGTGCCCGTGCGGTTGAGCTCCTGGTTGTTGGCGGCGTAGTGTTTCGCGCAGGCGGCGACGTCCTGTTCCTGGATGGCGCGAATGGCCGGGACGACCAACTCCCTCACGAGATAGGGATCCTCGCTGTAATACTCAAAGTTGCGTCCGCAGAGCGGAGTACGGATGATGTTGAGTCCCGGCCCAAGGATCACATCCTTGCCGCGATGACGCGCCTCCGAGCCGAGGACCGCCCCTGCCTGCGCCATTAGCTCACGATTCCAGGTCGCGGCCTGGGCGGTGCCAGTGGGCAGATAGGTGGAGTGATCGTCGTCACATCCCGCCGGCTCCCAGGAAGTCTTGCTGATCTCATGTCGTACGCCATGCGGGCCGTCGGACATTTCAAAGACGGGGATGCCCAGGCGCTCGACGGGATTCACTCCAAACTTCGACCCGGAGTGGCAGAGAGACACCTTCTCCTCGAGCGTCAAGGCACGCAGGGTGTTTTCGACAAAGGCTTCCGCAGTCTGGGTACGGTCATTCATGGGACGAGGTAATATTGATCTCCGGTACGCGCCCGGGCTCAGTTGGCTTTGAGCAAAACAGTACGGATGCCGAACGGACGATGCCAGGCTATTGTCGCGACGGGGTCCTCCAGCAGGTTCACATCCCCGGCGAATGCGAGCGCGGACTTGGGCGTGACCGCCAGGGGCGATGCGCTGCCCGCCGCATCATAGAGACGTACGACGATCCCTTCGCCAGACTCGGCCACCTTGACTGTTTCGATGATGTGATCGGGGTGCGGCTCGGCGATCAGCGATTCCGCAATCCGGGTCGCGCCCTCATGCGCCAGCAGCGGCGTGTTCAACTCGTAGGCCGGACGTACCACTGCTTCCACGGAGAAGCCGCTAACATGAGGCAGTAGCGAATACGTAAAGGTATGCACTCCGGCATCACCGCGCGGATCAGGATGTCCGCCACCCTTCAGGAGCGACAGGCGAATGCGGCTGCCGAGAACGGAAAGGCCGTATTTTCCATCATTGAGCAAAGCGACGCCGAAGGCGGATTCCGAAAGATCGGACCATTTGTGCTGACTGACCTCGAAGCGCGCGCGATCCTCGGCGAAATTGCGGTGAGTGCCGCGCTGGAGATGGCCAAACTGAATCTCGTGCCGGGCGTTCGGCGAGTGAACAGCCAGTTCAAACTCGACCCCGAGATAACGGTGGGGCTCGGCCCAATCGACCACCGTCTCAAAGTCTACTTGCGCGGTGTGCGCGTGGACGACGATGTCCTGGGTGATCCGGGAACGTCGACCGAGCGTGATCGAGCGCCGCAGGCGGGCTTGCAACGGTCCGCAGGCCACGAGAGATAACTCGGCGGGCGAATCCAGCGGCGCGAGCTTGTGCTCGAGATCGGAATCGATGTCCCAGTTGTCCCATTGAGCCGGGATGTCCTCGCCAAAGACCAGGGTATTGAGCGGGTTCTTGCCCTCCGTGCGCAGTTCGCGCCCGCTGGAGCGATCCAGCCACGAGACGATGCGTCCGGCGTGATCAAATTTCAGGACGGCATGCGGAGTCTCCAGCGTATCATCGGCAAAGCGGAATGGTGGTGACTGATCCTCTTCCGGTAATCCGACCTCAAGGACGCGTGCTCCGAGCGGTGGGAGATCGATCCGGCCGAGAACACGGCGGCGCTCGCCCCATGGTGTTTCGACCATTTGTGAGGCGACACCAAGCGGGCAGGGGAGGTCTGCCGAGATCCATCCCGTACGGCGAGTCCAGCCCAGCGTATTATGAATGCTGATCGTCCCGGAGTTTTCGTCGGAAAGCGTACTGAGGAGTTCGCCTGCGTAGGCGCGACAGTCCGCAACCAACGAGGTGAGTTCGCGGATCGCCTGATCGTGGACGGCCGGAATGGAAGTTCCTGGCAGAATATCGTGGAATTGGTTCAGCAGGAGCACGCGCCAGAGCTCATCGAGACGCGCAGCATCGGGTTCCTGGCCGGCGAGGCTGGCTCGCGCTGCGCAGTAATCGAGATTGCGCAGGGCAAACTCCGCGGCGCGGACGAGGCGCTTGATGGCCGCTTGCTGGGTGAGCGTTCCGCGATGGCCTTCAAAGTAAAGCTCGCCCACATACAGCGGGGCGCGCGGGCTGTCATCCCGCAGATGCGTCATGAATTCGCTCACCGTAGTGTACTCGGCCCGGGGGCAACCTTCGAGATCCTTCACCCGCCGCGCTAGCTCGAGCATTTCAAAATCCGGGCCGCCTCCGCCATCGCCGCGTCCGAAGGAAATGAGCCGCGCTTGGTTCACATCGGGGTGCCGTACGCAGTTCTCGGTCTTGCGAAAGTCCTTCGGTCCGGTGCCCGCGAGTTTGTTAATCAACGTCCCGGGGTCGGGTGCGCAATGAATGTCGTTGAAGTGCGTGAAAACGCGTGTGCCGTCGATACCCTCCCACCAGAAGGTGTCGTAGGGAAAGCTGTTGGTATCGTTCCAGGTCAGCTTGGTCGTGAGAAAGTACTGGATACCGCAACCGGCGAGAATCTGCGGCAACGCGGCGGAATACCCAAAGGTGTCCGGCAGCCAGAACGTATCGGAGGTGTAGTTGAAATGCTTGCGGGTGAAGCGGCGTCCGACGAGGAACTGGCGGATCAAGGCCTCGCCCCCGGCGAGATTCACATCGGGCTCGATCCACACGCCGCCGTTGGGTTCCCAGCGACCTTCCGCGACGCGCTGCTTGATCCCCTCAAAGACATCGGGGTACCCCTCGCGCATGAAGTCTGCATGCAGTGCCGAGCTCTGGACGAAACGGTACTCCGGATACTGCTCCATCAGCCGCAGGACATTGGAGTAGGTGCGGGCGCACTTGCGCTTCGCCTCCGCGACCGTCCAAAGCCAGGCGGTATCCATATGCGAGTGGCCGATCAAACCGGCGCGGGGAGCGACGTCCCCGTTGCGGCAAGCCAGCTCGGGCGCGAGGATTTCCCGGGCGCGGCGTACTCCTGCCCGCCAATCGTCCTCCAAAACCTCGCCCGGTTCTTCCCACAGGACGGCGTAAACTTCATCCAGCGCGGCCAGCAGGCGACCTTTGCGAAAGCTTCGGTCGGAGAGTGCCTCGGCCAGCGTGCGGATCGTGTGCAAATCGACGACAAAGTCCTTCACCTCCTCATCCCGCGTGGCGACATGCAGGCCCTTGAAGCACCTGATGAAAGGCGGACGGTAGGCATCCTGCGTGTGCACGGAATCCCCAGGGTGTGCGCCCACGATGGGATGACCGGCATAGGCTTCCAGCAGGATTTCGAAAACCTTTCCTGCACGAGGCGACTGCGCGATCATCAGAGCCCGGTGGTCGCCGCGCTGCCACTTGTAGTCTGCGTGGTTAAAGATCCCGCAGGCCTTGCCGTTGACAAAGAGCAGGCTTTCGCAGCCCCCGGTTTCAGCCACGAGATAGACCGGCCCGTCATAGTCGCGGTCGGCAGTCCATTCCGTGCGGAACCACGCGCTGCCACCTTCGCATCCCCAGGTCTGTCCTGCCTGATACGGGTTCCAGGTCTGTTCCCCGCCAGCCGCAGGCGGAGGAGTGAGATGGTCGGAGGTTTCGAAAAACGAGCCTTCGAGCTCACGGGAGGGGCGATGAATCAGATTGCGATAGGTGGCTTCGATGCGGGCCAGCTTCGCGAGGGTTTGCGGCGAGGAGATCACAGTTTGGAAAGAGAGATGACGAAGGGAGAAATTGACTCATCCCGGGCAGAGCGTCGTGCCTGGCGGGGCGGTGCCGCCGCTTGCAGGGATGCCGGTTATTTGGTCCCCGGCATCCCCGTTTCAAAGGACGTCAGGAAGGGCTTACGCGCGGCGGCGGCGATAGGCGATCATCGCGCCGGTCAACGCCATGCCGAGGATCATGGTGCCGATGGTGGACGGTTCGGGTACGGTCACTGCGAGGGTTCCCGAGGTGTAAAGCGACGAGGTATCCCAGGTCAGGCCGCCGCTGAGTGTCGGCAGGAGGATGTCCGCAAAGGTGCCGGAGATGGCGATATTCCCGCCCGAGATATTCTCAAACAGATGGAGGACATCCCCGTTGACCCAGGTGTAGGCGCCCTTGTCGGTTAGGCTCAGGGTGATGTTGTTGGCGTTGAGGCTGGCGAGCTTCACGATGTCGTAGGTATTGCTCGCTCCGCCGACATCGAAGACAAAGGTGGATGCGGACGATGCGCTTACAGGTCCATTGAGGAGCAGCGTGCCGATGTTGCCCGTACCGGCCGCGCCTGCATTGAGCGTACCGGAGGAGCTGAAGGTGAAGCCTGTGGTGGAGGTGATTCTGCCGGTACCGGCCAGCGTACCGCCCGAGATCACATAGGCTCCAGCGCCGGTGTGGGTGCCGTTAACCGCCAGAGTGCCGCCGGAGACGGTCGTCACGCCAGTGTAGGTATTGGTTCCGGAGAGCGTGAGGGAATGCGCTCCGGCCTTGGTTAGCGAGAGAACCGGGTGATTGCCAGACGTACCATTGGAAATGGTACCCGAAAATGTTGAGTCAGTGCCGCCGCCGGGTCCATTGCTGGGGTCGATGGTCAGAGTGGGATCGAAGTTACCGCTGCCGTCTACTGTGATAGAGGACAGGGACGAAGTTGACGAAATGCCTGCCACCGTTTGCCCAACCGATTTCAGGACCAGTGAGGCAGTGTCGCTACCGAAGATCACGGTCGTGTTCGTAGGCAACGCATTGGCAGCTTTCGTAAACAGGGAGCCGGAGGCGATGGTCGTATTGCCCGTGTAGGTATTTGCACCGTTCAGGTTGAGAATGTCGTTCCCGGCTTTGGTCAAGCCATTGGAACCCGTGATTGTTGAGAATATGTTGCTGCTGCCACCGCCTGCTGCCGTGATGGTTCCATTGATGGTGATCGTGCCGCCAGTGATAGTATAGCCCTTGGTATTGAAGGTGAGGTTGTTCACCGTAATTGGCGTTCCCAAGGTAACAGTACCTGCTGTTCCGCCAAAGATTGCGCTGTCATTGTTAGCGTTGGTCCAAACGGAGTCCGTCGAACCGTTGCTCCAGAAGGAGCTCGTCGTATTCCAGGTGCCGCTGCCTCCTGCCGGGCTGGTGGGCACTCCGGTCGGATCCCAGGTGAGGTTGGCCGCTTGAGCGGAAGAGAAGAGCGCAGGCAGGACGACTGCCGCCGTGAGGGGGAGAATGCGTAGAGAGGATGGGAGCTTCGTCATACTCCCACCGCTATTAACCCCATTCGTGACGCGAACTACCATTTTGTCACGCATGACGTTGCGTAAATGCACGCAATATTGCACATCTCCGCAACGAGATGCGGGACCTTCCCATTGCGCGGAGGAAACGAGAAATTACCCTTTTGAAAAATGGCCTCCTCACTCTTCTCCCTGCGCTGCGTGCTCATCGCGCTTGCCCTGCCTGCTGTCCTCACCGTCTCAAACCTTCATGCAGACCCGGAGAAGGGCTTTTTCCTGAAGAACGGAGATCGCGTCGTCTTCTACGGCGACAGCATCACGGATCAGCGGCTGTATACGAGTTTCGTTGAGACCTACGTTCTTACTCGTTTCCCGACGATGGACATCACTTTCGTCCACTCGGGATGGGGAGGGGATACCGTCGCCGGAGGCAAGACGAGCGGCAGCATCGATACCCGCCTGGAGCGCGACGTCTTCGTTTACAAGCCCACCGTCATGACCGTGATGCTCGGGATGAACGACGGACGGTATCGCCCCTTTGACCAGCAGCTTTTCGACGCCTATCGCACGGGAATGGCTTCCATCGTGGAAAAGGCGAGGGAGCGTTTCCCTGACATTCGTATCACGCTGCTTCGTCCCACTCCCTACGACGAAGTCACCCGCGGTCTCGATGGCAAGGTTGCGGGCGGCTACAATCCCGTCCTCATTCGCTTCGGTGATGCGGTGCAAAAGATCGCCGAGGATAACAACCAGACCGTCATCGACCTGAACGCCCCCATGGTCGCGCTGCTGGAAAAGGCAAAATCACTCGATGCTCCCGTTTCCGAGAAAATCATTCCCGACCACATCCACCCCCTCAAGGCAGGGCAGCTTGCGATGGCTTTCGAACTGCTTCGCGCCTGGAACGCTCCGTCTCTCGTCACCGATGTCGGCATCGACGTGGCGAACCGCAAGTTTACCGCCGCAGCCAACACCAAAGCGACGGATCTCGCCATCGCGGATGGCAAGATTTCATGGACCCAGCTCGATGATGCCCTTCCCATGCCGGTGGACCGTGAGAACCCGGAAACGGCGCTCGTGCTCCGCTGCATCGACTTCGACGGTTTGCTCGATCAGCAGACGCTTCGCGTCACCGGTGCCGATGGTCCCGCTTACCGCCTCCTCATCGATGGCCAGACAATGGGCGAGTTCACCAGTGCCCAGCTTTCCGAGGGTATCAACCTCGCCAAGCTCCCCACTCCGATGATCGCCCAGGCGGAAAAGGTTCACGATCTGACCTTGAAGCGCACTGCGCTGGTTCAAACCCGCCGCAACACCTTCCAGGTTCCCTATGCCAATAGTGAAGAGCCGATCAAGGGCAACCTCGAGCGGCTTATGGGCTCGCTCGATGACGCCGCGGAGTCGGCGCGCTCCATCCAGCGCCAGATGGCGGTTCCCGTTCCTCATCGCTACGAGCTAGTGCCTGTCTCCAGTCCCGCCCCGGAAAAGACCGCGGCCCGATAAAATATGAGTTCGCTCCCGAGCGGAGGATTGGCGAGATCATGCAACGACATGCGTAAGGTGCGTGTTGCTGCCGTCAAATCCATGAGCCACGTTCACACCGCAGCCAAGAACAAGCTCCCTGAGTTCCACTCGTCCGCCTGCATGGCGAGATGAGCTCTCAGGACTTCCCCAGTTATCCCACCTGAATAATCCGACTGCTTCGACACTCAAGCCGTACACCAGTTCCGCCATGATCCGATCCCATCTCAAGCGCCTCCTCCCTCGTTTCCTTGCCCTGCTTTGCCTTGCCGCCGCACCTGCCACGGCACAAACGAAGCCGGTTGCTGCACCAGTCGCTACACCTTCTCCCGCTGAAGACGCCATATGGCTGAAAGTAAAGGGCGA comes from Terrimicrobium sacchariphilum and encodes:
- a CDS encoding beta-glucosidase H, whose amino-acid sequence is MNDRTQTAEAFVENTLRALTLEEKVSLCHSGSKFGVNPVERLGIPVFEMSDGPHGVRHEISKTSWEPAGCDDDHSTYLPTGTAQAATWNRELMAQAGAVLGSEARHRGKDVILGPGLNIIRTPLCGRNFEYYSEDPYLVRELVVPAIRAIQEQDVAACAKHYAANNQELNRTGTDVEMDERTLRELYLPGFEAAVRDGGVLTVMGAYNKFRGQHCCHHAYLVNEVLKTEWGFQGAFISDWAGVTSTEEAARCGTDIEMGTNVASFDDFFLARAYLDGLRSGRYSMAELDDKVRRTLRVMYLAGVFDAHRKAGSRNTPEHQRAALDCAREAVVLLKNEGDLLPLDSKKIRRLAVIGENAAIRHAAGGNSSGVKTLYEITPLEGIRRLLGDSVEVVYARGYPDNRDGLEPISTPLLFTADEGSGVRGWKVLYQHGRSFAGSGVAGYAENAAYHDLSDTLPSGFHPQNFCITWQTELTAPETGAYAFGFVTDGIAELLVNGKSVCRTESDATRHLQKYDLQLTKGEVVAITLRHSKSDNATYVKFGWTHPGQSHTGSVRDEALALARSADAVIFVGGLTHMDDIEGRDRKDLTLPDGQDELIAELLTINPDTVLTFIGGSAVEMPWIEQAKAVLWLWYDGMEGGTAAAEVLFGITNPSGKLPFTFPRRLADVPAHNNLGTYQADISHYREGLTVGYRYHVTHNVKPLFCFGHGLSYTRFSYADLSIVPGPESIVVEVTVTNNGPVSGKDVVQLYLEDIVCSVPRPRIELKGFAKVSLEPGESTRVAFAITRRDLSFYDEASRSWVVEDGEFIAHVGNSSENLPLRQSFVWASR
- a CDS encoding alpha-mannosidase, with the protein product MISSPQTLAKLARIEATYRNLIHRPSRELEGSFFETSDHLTPPPAAGGEQTWNPYQAGQTWGCEGGSAWFRTEWTADRDYDGPVYLVAETGGCESLLFVNGKACGIFNHADYKWQRGDHRALMIAQSPRAGKVFEILLEAYAGHPIVGAHPGDSVHTQDAYRPPFIRCFKGLHVATRDEEVKDFVVDLHTIRTLAEALSDRSFRKGRLLAALDEVYAVLWEEPGEVLEDDWRAGVRRAREILAPELACRNGDVAPRAGLIGHSHMDTAWLWTVAEAKRKCARTYSNVLRLMEQYPEYRFVQSSALHADFMREGYPDVFEGIKQRVAEGRWEPNGGVWIEPDVNLAGGEALIRQFLVGRRFTRKHFNYTSDTFWLPDTFGYSAALPQILAGCGIQYFLTTKLTWNDTNSFPYDTFWWEGIDGTRVFTHFNDIHCAPDPGTLINKLAGTGPKDFRKTENCVRHPDVNQARLISFGRGDGGGGPDFEMLELARRVKDLEGCPRAEYTTVSEFMTHLRDDSPRAPLYVGELYFEGHRGTLTQQAAIKRLVRAAEFALRNLDYCAARASLAGQEPDAARLDELWRVLLLNQFHDILPGTSIPAVHDQAIRELTSLVADCRAYAGELLSTLSDENSGTISIHNTLGWTRRTGWISADLPCPLGVASQMVETPWGERRRVLGRIDLPPLGARVLEVGLPEEDQSPPFRFADDTLETPHAVLKFDHAGRIVSWLDRSSGRELRTEGKNPLNTLVFGEDIPAQWDNWDIDSDLEHKLAPLDSPAELSLVACGPLQARLRRSITLGRRSRITQDIVVHAHTAQVDFETVVDWAEPHRYLGVEFELAVHSPNARHEIQFGHLQRGTHRNFAEDRARFEVSQHKWSDLSESAFGVALLNDGKYGLSVLGSRIRLSLLKGGGHPDPRGDAGVHTFTYSLLPHVSGFSVEAVVRPAYELNTPLLAHEGATRIAESLIAEPHPDHIIETVKVAESGEGIVVRLYDAAGSASPLAVTPKSALAFAGDVNLLEDPVATIAWHRPFGIRTVLLKAN
- a CDS encoding autotransporter-associated beta strand repeat-containing protein, giving the protein MTKLPSSLRILPLTAAVVLPALFSSAQAANLTWDPTGVPTSPAGGSGTWNTTSSFWSNGSTDSVWTNANNDSAIFGGTAGTVTLGTPITVNNLTFNTKGYTITGGTITINGTITAAGGGSSNIFSTITGSNGLTKAGNDILNLNGANTYTGNTTIASGSLFTKAANALPTNTTVIFGSDTASLVLKSVGQTVAGISSTSSLSSITVDGSGNFDPTLTIDPSNGPGGGTDSTFSGTISNGTSGNHPVLSLTKAGAHSLTLSGTNTYTGVTTVSGGTLAVNGTHTGAGAYVISGGTLAGTGRITSTTGFTFSSSGTLNAGAAGTGNIGTLLLNGPVSASSASTFVFDVGGASNTYDIVKLASLNANNITLSLTDKGAYTWVNGDVLHLFENISGGNIAISGTFADILLPTLSGGLTWDTSSLYTSGTLAVTVPEPSTIGTMILGMALTGAMIAYRRRRA
- a CDS encoding SGNH/GDSL hydrolase family protein; amino-acid sequence: MASSLFSLRCVLIALALPAVLTVSNLHADPEKGFFLKNGDRVVFYGDSITDQRLYTSFVETYVLTRFPTMDITFVHSGWGGDTVAGGKTSGSIDTRLERDVFVYKPTVMTVMLGMNDGRYRPFDQQLFDAYRTGMASIVEKARERFPDIRITLLRPTPYDEVTRGLDGKVAGGYNPVLIRFGDAVQKIAEDNNQTVIDLNAPMVALLEKAKSLDAPVSEKIIPDHIHPLKAGQLAMAFELLRAWNAPSLVTDVGIDVANRKFTAAANTKATDLAIADGKISWTQLDDALPMPVDRENPETALVLRCIDFDGLLDQQTLRVTGADGPAYRLLIDGQTMGEFTSAQLSEGINLAKLPTPMIAQAEKVHDLTLKRTALVQTRRNTFQVPYANSEEPIKGNLERLMGSLDDAAESARSIQRQMAVPVPHRYELVPVSSPAPEKTAAR